A single Triticum dicoccoides isolate Atlit2015 ecotype Zavitan chromosome 2A, WEW_v2.0, whole genome shotgun sequence DNA region contains:
- the LOC119353741 gene encoding non-specific lipid transfer protein-like 1, which yields MARPAHAVVAAVLTVVLALASGAASQAPAAGPAGPAGDCGSALTGLAGCLPYISPGAAQGKPPKECCAGVKAALASPASVACLCDAFGKDYGIPMNLTRAKGLPAACGGNPAALSNCSLKLPGGAPNGAPTEAPTPTSGSTPATISPSPAKSAATRSPVSAATLLLAAVLAPLLSYYYL from the exons ATGGCGCGCCCCGCCCACGCCGTCGTCGCGGCGGTCCTGACCGTCGTCCTCGCGCTGGCGTCCGGCGCGGCGTCGCAggcgccggcggcggggccggCGGGGCCGGCGGGGGACTGCGGCTCCGCGCTGACGGGCCTCGCCGGCTGCCTCCCCTACATCTCGCCGGGGGCCGCGCAGGGCAAGCCGCCCAAGGAGTGCTGCGCCGGCGTCAAGGCCGCGCTCGCCAGCCCCGCCAGCGTCGCCTGCCTCTGCGACGCCTTCGGCAAGGACTACGGCATCCCCATGAACCTCACCCGCGCCAAGGGCCTCCCCGCCGCCTGCGGCGGCAACCCGGCCGCCCTCAGCAACTGCAGCC TGAAACTGCCCGGCGGAGCCCCTAACGGCGCCCCTACTGAAG CACCTACACCAACTTCTGGATCAACCCCAGCAACCATCAGCCCAAGCCCAGCGAAATCGGCAGCGACCAGGTCTCCCGTCTCGGCGGCAACCCTCCTCCTAGCCGCGGTGTTGGCGCCTCTGCTCTCCTactactacctctga